From Desulfobotulus pelophilus, the proteins below share one genomic window:
- a CDS encoding ACT domain-containing protein produces the protein MKVEQISIFMENKAGRLAEVTAILKESAVNIRALSLADTADFGVLRMIVDDTVLADRVLKDAGFTVGKTEVVAVEVTDSPGGLHDILEILREKNINVEYMYAFVQQSGDKAVMIFRFDDVDGAVTHLSARGIPVVGGKRLYTL, from the coding sequence ATGAAGGTGGAACAGATTTCTATTTTTATGGAAAACAAGGCAGGTCGTCTTGCGGAAGTGACAGCCATCCTCAAGGAATCCGCTGTGAACATACGGGCTCTTTCTCTGGCCGATACAGCCGATTTCGGAGTGCTTCGCATGATAGTAGACGACACGGTACTGGCGGACAGGGTTCTTAAGGATGCGGGGTTTACCGTTGGTAAAACCGAAGTTGTGGCCGTGGAGGTGACCGATAGTCCCGGCGGCCTGCATGACATCCTTGAGATTCTGCGGGAGAAAAATATCAATGTGGAATATATGTATGCTTTTGTGCAGCAGAGCGGTGATAAGGCCGTGATGATTTTTCGCTTTGATGATGTGGACGGGGCTGTCACGCATCTGTCTGCCCGCGGTATTCCTGTGGTAGGAGGGAAGCGCCTGTACACTCTTTAA
- a CDS encoding UPF0280 family protein, whose protein sequence is MHDPFSSRNRYRSTMGHAGLVGFRLTEQETDLHIQAVSDLSVAARKTLLRLRQEIREYISSYPEFSTNLTPWNENPGTSTLIQSMANASRLAEVGPMASVAGAIAEAVGRKLLRRSSRIIVENGGDLFACSDLPLTIGLYAGDTPFSGKIAMQIPPPVDGMGICTSSGTLGHSISFGRADAAVVMGPDTALADALATSMANQIHKPEDIDTLIKKAAERQGITAMVLVKGDRLAAYGKVKLLRMGS, encoded by the coding sequence ATGCACGATCCTTTTTCAAGCCGAAACCGTTACCGCAGCACCATGGGCCATGCTGGCCTTGTCGGTTTCCGGCTGACCGAGCAGGAAACCGACCTGCATATTCAAGCAGTGTCAGATCTTTCCGTGGCAGCCCGGAAGACCCTCCTCAGACTGAGGCAGGAAATCCGGGAATACATAAGCTCTTATCCTGAATTTTCCACCAACCTCACACCATGGAACGAAAATCCTGGTACATCTACTCTGATCCAATCCATGGCTAACGCCTCCCGACTTGCAGAAGTGGGGCCCATGGCCTCCGTTGCAGGGGCCATTGCAGAAGCGGTGGGCAGAAAACTGCTCCGCCGATCCTCCCGTATTATTGTGGAAAACGGGGGAGACCTGTTTGCATGCAGCGACCTTCCTCTTACCATAGGACTTTATGCGGGAGACACACCTTTTTCCGGAAAAATTGCCATGCAGATCCCCCCTCCTGTTGATGGCATGGGCATCTGCACCTCATCCGGCACTCTGGGTCACTCCATCAGTTTCGGCAGGGCGGATGCCGCCGTGGTCATGGGTCCGGATACAGCCCTTGCCGATGCCCTTGCCACATCCATGGCCAATCAAATCCATAAACCAGAAGATATTGACACTCTCATCAAAAAAGCAGCCGAAAGACAGGGTATCACAGCCATGGTTCTCGTGAAGGGAGACCGTCTTGCGGCCTATGGCAAAGTGAAACTGCTTCGCATGGGAAGCTGA
- the mutS gene encoding DNA mismatch repair protein MutS produces the protein MSNPSVPTPMMMQYMDIKARHPDCLLFYRMGDFYEMFYDDAETASKALDITLTTRNRKDPDAIPMCGVPVKSADIYMAKLVQNNFKVAICEQLEDPATAKGLVKRDVVRILTPGMLIEDHLLNDRTNNFIVAIAFHGKTWGLACLDLSTAIFRVTETRSRTAVRDELARIQPREILLPEDFDHNPDKLYFQNIFDRSRVSPVAGPCFLPARGRAVLLEQFRIRSLDSYGIRRAGAGVGAAGALLHYVQETQKQDISHIRGLQLYALDGILLLDDTTFRNLEITQNLRDNTSKGSLLQTLDATVTAMGARTLRHWLTYPLMDIPAIETRHHALGMALERPLVRRQIREKLRQIHDLERISTRIVMGRCHPRDLLALKNSLLLLPEILSSLADMSSPLFTLQGNQEELFTLAVLLDKAIRNDAPVQMDQGGVIKPGFHAKLDELIAMAADGKSYLASLEARERDKTGISTLKVRFNRVFGYFIEVSKAQSKSVPPEYVRKQTLVNAERYITDELKNFEDKVLGAQEEQIRMETAIFDEVRQKAASMHASISSAADFLAKVDVLFALAQLAEEKAYVRPEITTDGILDIRDGRHPVVEYMLTDSRYVPNSIYMDNKESQVLIITGPNMAGKSTVLRQVALIVLMAQTGSFVPASSARISVTDRIFTRVGASDNLAQGQSTFMVEMEEAANILHNATADSLVIMDEIGRGTSTFDGLSIAWAVAEYLHDFKQKGIKTLFATHYHEMIRLASNLPRVKNFSVAVREWDDHIIFLHKLTPGGANRSYGIQVAKLAGLPDSVIHRAGTLLARVEDGQPLWEEKSSEGGEMDPDQPRQLSLFPGPEKIVLQMLKETDPNTMTPLEAINFLSSIRNKIMETNA, from the coding sequence ATGAGTAATCCATCTGTCCCAACACCTATGATGATGCAGTACATGGACATTAAAGCCCGACATCCGGACTGTCTGCTATTTTATCGCATGGGTGATTTCTATGAAATGTTCTATGATGATGCGGAAACAGCATCAAAAGCACTGGATATTACCCTCACAACCCGCAACCGCAAAGATCCGGACGCCATACCCATGTGTGGTGTTCCCGTAAAATCTGCAGATATCTATATGGCAAAGCTTGTACAGAATAATTTCAAGGTGGCCATATGTGAACAACTCGAAGATCCTGCCACGGCAAAAGGCCTTGTGAAACGTGATGTTGTACGAATTCTCACACCGGGTATGCTGATTGAGGACCATCTTCTTAATGACAGAACCAATAATTTTATTGTTGCCATTGCTTTTCATGGAAAAACGTGGGGCCTTGCCTGTCTGGATCTGTCCACGGCGATTTTCCGCGTGACAGAAACCCGATCCAGAACCGCCGTAAGGGATGAACTCGCCCGCATACAGCCAAGGGAAATCCTCCTTCCCGAGGATTTTGACCATAATCCAGACAAACTATACTTTCAAAATATTTTCGACCGCTCCAGGGTTAGCCCCGTAGCGGGACCCTGCTTTCTTCCGGCAAGGGGCAGAGCCGTCCTTCTGGAACAGTTCCGCATTCGCAGTCTGGACAGTTATGGCATCCGGAGAGCGGGAGCCGGGGTTGGCGCGGCAGGCGCCCTCCTTCACTATGTACAGGAAACCCAGAAGCAGGACATTTCCCATATCAGGGGACTACAGCTCTATGCGCTGGATGGCATTCTCCTTCTGGACGATACCACATTCAGAAATCTCGAAATCACACAAAATCTCCGGGACAATACTTCCAAAGGCAGCCTGCTCCAAACACTGGATGCAACCGTAACTGCCATGGGTGCAAGAACCCTGCGTCACTGGCTTACCTATCCACTCATGGATATTCCAGCGATAGAAACCAGACATCATGCTCTGGGAATGGCCCTGGAACGACCTCTTGTCCGACGGCAGATCAGGGAAAAATTGCGACAGATCCACGATCTGGAAAGGATCAGCACCCGCATTGTCATGGGGCGCTGCCACCCAAGAGATCTGCTGGCACTAAAAAATTCCCTGCTGCTGTTGCCGGAAATTCTGTCATCTCTCGCAGACATGTCCTCTCCTCTTTTTACACTTCAAGGCAACCAGGAAGAACTGTTCACACTGGCCGTGCTGCTTGACAAGGCCATCCGGAATGATGCTCCCGTGCAGATGGATCAGGGAGGAGTCATCAAACCCGGTTTTCATGCAAAGCTCGACGAGCTGATTGCCATGGCAGCGGATGGTAAGAGTTATCTGGCCAGCCTGGAGGCCCGTGAACGCGATAAAACCGGTATCAGCACACTCAAAGTCAGGTTCAACAGAGTTTTCGGTTATTTTATAGAAGTATCCAAAGCACAGTCTAAGTCTGTTCCTCCGGAGTACGTCCGCAAACAGACCCTTGTCAATGCGGAACGCTACATAACCGATGAGCTGAAAAATTTTGAAGATAAGGTCCTCGGGGCCCAGGAAGAACAGATCCGTATGGAAACGGCCATTTTCGATGAAGTCCGACAGAAAGCCGCTTCCATGCACGCATCTATCAGCTCCGCAGCAGACTTTCTGGCCAAAGTTGATGTGCTGTTCGCCCTTGCCCAGCTGGCAGAAGAAAAAGCCTATGTTCGTCCTGAGATAACCACAGATGGCATTCTTGATATCAGAGACGGCCGCCATCCCGTTGTGGAGTACATGCTTACGGACAGCCGCTATGTCCCCAACTCCATTTACATGGATAACAAAGAATCTCAGGTGCTGATCATCACCGGCCCGAACATGGCAGGCAAATCTACTGTTCTGCGTCAGGTTGCCCTGATTGTTCTCATGGCCCAGACAGGAAGTTTTGTTCCGGCCTCATCCGCACGCATATCCGTTACAGACCGTATATTCACCAGGGTCGGTGCTTCGGACAACCTGGCTCAGGGCCAGTCCACGTTTATGGTGGAAATGGAAGAGGCTGCCAATATTCTGCACAATGCCACTGCGGACAGCCTCGTCATCATGGATGAAATAGGCCGTGGGACCAGCACCTTTGATGGCCTCAGCATTGCATGGGCTGTGGCTGAATATCTTCATGACTTCAAGCAAAAAGGCATCAAAACCCTTTTTGCAACCCACTATCATGAAATGATCCGCCTTGCCTCCAACCTTCCAAGGGTAAAAAATTTCAGTGTTGCCGTGCGTGAGTGGGACGATCACATCATTTTTCTTCATAAACTCACACCCGGTGGTGCCAACAGAAGTTATGGTATCCAGGTTGCAAAACTTGCCGGACTTCCGGATTCTGTGATACACCGTGCAGGAACACTGCTTGCCAGGGTTGAAGACGGACAGCCCCTGTGGGAAGAAAAAAGCAGCGAGGGTGGAGAAATGGATCCTGATCAACCACGCCAGCTCTCCCTTTTTCCCGGCCCGGAAAAAATTGTTCTCCAAATGCTGAAAGAAACGGATCCCAATACCATGACCCCTCTGGAAGCAATCAATTTTCTCTCTTCCATCAGAAATAAAATCATGGAAACGAATGCCTGA
- a CDS encoding LapA family protein: protein MTRMKLILTLLVLGFIGLLFYQNQGYLLQTYTFSLNFHFFGYSFPDAPTGIYFAICFAAGFLIMFFSSLMIRFRAATRIRMLRNENQQHLETIEALQEELADKAYSAKRQDNHGEHDSSPEDAQDQRL from the coding sequence ATGACACGAATGAAGCTGATTCTTACCTTACTTGTTCTTGGATTCATCGGCCTGCTTTTTTATCAGAATCAGGGGTACCTTCTTCAGACCTATACGTTCTCTCTGAATTTTCACTTTTTTGGCTATAGTTTTCCTGATGCACCCACAGGAATTTATTTTGCCATTTGCTTTGCCGCAGGCTTTCTCATCATGTTCTTCAGCAGCCTCATGATCCGATTCCGTGCCGCAACCCGAATCCGCATGCTGAGAAATGAAAACCAGCAGCACCTGGAAACCATTGAAGCGCTTCAGGAGGAGCTGGCTGACAAAGCATATTCTGCTAAACGACAGGACAACCATGGAGAACATGACAGTTCTCCTGAAGACGCTCAGGATCAAAGGCTCTGA
- a CDS encoding histidine triad nucleotide-binding protein — protein MEDCIFCKIIAGQIPTEFLMETEDLVVFRDINPKAPVHLLIVPKQHIRSINDIQKNHKEVIASLFYIAKEMAAREGIDESGYKLQFHVEKGGGQEVFHLHLHLIGGWKLTTSRTATGTHSV, from the coding sequence ATGGAAGACTGTATTTTCTGTAAAATCATTGCCGGGCAGATACCCACAGAATTTCTTATGGAAACAGAAGATCTTGTTGTTTTTCGTGATATCAACCCCAAGGCACCTGTCCATCTGCTCATTGTACCGAAACAGCACATCCGCAGCATCAATGACATCCAGAAAAATCACAAAGAAGTGATCGCCAGCCTCTTTTATATCGCAAAAGAAATGGCGGCAAGGGAAGGAATCGACGAAAGCGGTTATAAACTGCAGTTTCATGTGGAAAAAGGGGGGGGACAGGAAGTTTTTCACCTCCATCTCCATCTCATAGGAGGCTGGAAGTTAACCACTTCCCGAACTGCAACCGGAACTCATAGCGTGTGA
- the cmoB gene encoding tRNA 5-methoxyuridine(34)/uridine 5-oxyacetic acid(34) synthase CmoB: MRRLMLEAGRLGLTEAASGFLGLVTDCEARLGSSDLQARMLREAFDSLPDVIPSIVELDRDCICIGRAEDFTKEQALNFYDVLRGLIPWRKGPFSLFGVDVDTEWVSSMKWQRLCPFMPELQGRRILDIGSSNGYYLFRMAGKKPAFALGVEPFLPYYYQFQLVQQYARHPDLFMFPSVFEALPDMGPFFDVVFCMGVLYHRKSPVTFLQDVRARMKKGSDLVLETMIIEGDEPVSLTPLGRYAKMRSIYYLPTVSCLSRWLGHAGFSDVRCVDADFTGTEEQRRTAWSFDESLEDFLDPENRFRTVEGEPAPLRAVVLARAC, translated from the coding sequence ATGCGGCGTCTGATGCTGGAAGCCGGCAGATTGGGGCTGACGGAAGCCGCTTCGGGGTTTCTTGGCCTTGTGACAGATTGCGAAGCCCGTCTCGGATCGTCTGATTTGCAGGCCAGGATGCTCCGTGAGGCCTTTGATTCCCTTCCTGATGTGATTCCCTCCATTGTGGAACTGGATAGAGACTGCATCTGTATTGGCAGGGCTGAGGACTTCACAAAGGAGCAGGCGCTGAACTTTTATGATGTTCTCAGGGGGCTGATACCATGGCGTAAAGGCCCTTTTTCCCTTTTCGGCGTGGATGTGGATACGGAATGGGTCTCTTCCATGAAATGGCAGAGGTTATGTCCCTTCATGCCTGAGCTGCAAGGAAGACGCATATTGGATATCGGTTCCAGCAACGGGTACTATCTTTTTCGTATGGCCGGAAAAAAGCCTGCTTTTGCTCTGGGAGTGGAGCCTTTTCTGCCCTACTATTATCAATTCCAGCTTGTGCAGCAGTATGCGCGGCATCCGGATCTTTTTATGTTCCCATCGGTTTTTGAGGCACTTCCGGATATGGGGCCTTTTTTTGACGTGGTTTTCTGTATGGGAGTTCTTTATCATAGAAAGTCTCCAGTGACGTTTCTGCAGGATGTGCGGGCCCGCATGAAAAAAGGATCGGACCTTGTTTTGGAAACCATGATTATTGAAGGAGATGAGCCTGTGTCTCTCACTCCCCTTGGCCGTTATGCCAAAATGCGCAGTATTTATTATCTGCCAACGGTTTCCTGCCTTTCCCGGTGGCTGGGTCATGCGGGGTTTTCTGATGTTCGCTGTGTGGATGCCGATTTTACCGGAACGGAGGAGCAGCGCCGGACAGCATGGTCTTTTGATGAGTCTCTGGAAGATTTTCTGGATCCGGAAAACAGATTCCGGACTGTGGAGGGGGAGCCTGCGCCCCTGCGGGCTGTGGTTCTGGCCCGGGCATGCTGA
- a CDS encoding N-acetylmuramoyl-L-alanine amidase, with protein sequence MILKELRIRVYPANPSTQGNFWPLWGSVFCFLMVFVLLFPTSPSWGQTVRNLYLQTDRDFQNLQKDPGKRQYRSHWEDVAKAFKDAYNQDPDDGWAPASLYRAAEVYLGLSQFSGRREDRDQAIALFQKVFHECPKSRYKFRASAKLKELNAPLAPPAPPPSAQVPLKTTRSTRPDTPTTVTTAPAATASAPPAATLPVPAPPPARVKAEGEDTSHLGKIQGVRYQTYPNRTRIVVDADRELAYSFNDLNRDRSTGLPPRVYVDFKLATLMEGLTPSIDVQDPQVKTLRIARNTADRVRLVMDLDQSRDFKVFQLFDPHRTVIDIWGTTSSSDKAELAASIPAAAPPVPAAVNGGAIRRQLALGVRRIVIDPGHGGKDPGAIGHVKGVFEKDINLQIAKILAEKLKKELQCDVILTRTGDTYLTLEERTQFANQHKADLFLSIHTNAAINRNAYGIETYFLNLATDEESIAVAARENATSTKNISDLQTILNDLMQNAKINESSRLASYVQKGMVDSVKPHYSHISDKGVKQAPFYVLLGAQMPSILIEAGFITNPRECQRLTNPQYQSRIADGIVEGIRRYIREHFPDNP encoded by the coding sequence ATGATTCTTAAAGAGCTCCGGATCAGGGTATACCCGGCAAACCCATCCACCCAGGGCAATTTTTGGCCTTTATGGGGTTCTGTTTTCTGTTTCCTTATGGTTTTTGTTCTTTTATTCCCCACATCCCCTTCCTGGGGTCAAACCGTACGGAATCTTTACCTGCAGACAGACAGAGACTTCCAGAATCTGCAGAAAGACCCCGGAAAACGACAATACCGCTCCCACTGGGAAGATGTTGCGAAGGCATTCAAGGACGCTTATAATCAAGATCCTGACGACGGATGGGCTCCTGCCTCCCTTTACAGGGCTGCTGAAGTCTATCTGGGGCTTTCCCAGTTTTCAGGACGCCGTGAGGACAGGGACCAGGCCATTGCCCTTTTTCAAAAGGTGTTTCATGAGTGCCCTAAAAGCCGTTATAAATTCAGGGCCTCTGCCAAACTCAAAGAACTCAACGCCCCCCTTGCACCGCCAGCCCCCCCACCGTCGGCACAGGTGCCTCTCAAAACCACCCGGTCCACACGTCCCGATACGCCCACAACCGTAACAACAGCACCGGCTGCCACAGCATCTGCCCCCCCAGCCGCGACCCTGCCCGTTCCTGCTCCCCCCCCGGCCAGAGTCAAGGCAGAGGGAGAAGACACAAGCCATCTCGGAAAAATCCAGGGTGTCCGCTACCAAACCTATCCCAACCGGACCCGTATTGTTGTGGATGCAGACCGTGAACTTGCTTACTCTTTCAACGATCTTAACCGTGACCGTTCAACAGGGCTTCCACCCCGAGTATATGTTGATTTTAAACTGGCAACCCTTATGGAAGGCCTTACACCGTCCATTGACGTCCAGGATCCTCAGGTTAAAACCCTCCGTATCGCCCGCAATACGGCAGACAGGGTCCGACTGGTCATGGATCTTGACCAGTCCAGAGATTTTAAAGTTTTTCAGCTTTTTGATCCCCACAGAACGGTTATCGATATCTGGGGTACCACCTCCTCATCGGACAAAGCGGAACTCGCAGCAAGCATTCCGGCTGCAGCTCCCCCTGTACCCGCTGCCGTAAATGGAGGGGCCATCCGGCGTCAGCTTGCTCTCGGTGTCCGCCGGATCGTCATTGACCCTGGTCATGGCGGCAAAGATCCCGGGGCCATTGGGCATGTGAAAGGTGTTTTTGAAAAGGACATCAATCTGCAGATCGCCAAGATACTCGCTGAAAAACTGAAAAAAGAGCTACAATGTGACGTTATTCTTACCCGCACAGGAGATACGTACCTCACCCTTGAGGAACGTACGCAATTTGCCAACCAGCACAAAGCCGATCTCTTTCTCTCCATTCACACCAATGCGGCTATCAACCGCAATGCCTACGGCATTGAAACCTATTTTCTCAATCTGGCAACAGACGAAGAATCCATTGCCGTTGCAGCCCGTGAAAATGCGACTTCCACCAAAAACATCAGTGACCTACAAACCATTTTGAATGATCTGATGCAAAATGCTAAAATTAATGAATCCAGCAGACTGGCATCCTATGTTCAAAAGGGAATGGTTGACAGTGTCAAACCCCACTACAGTCATATCAGTGATAAAGGAGTTAAGCAGGCTCCATTTTATGTACTGCTGGGTGCCCAGATGCCCTCCATTCTCATTGAGGCAGGCTTCATCACCAACCCGAGGGAATGCCAGAGACTGACTAATCCACAATATCAGAGCCGTATTGCCGATGGCATTGTCGAGGGTATCCGACGTTACATACGGGAACACTTCCCCGACAATCCCTGA
- the cmoA gene encoding carboxy-S-adenosyl-L-methionine synthase CmoA yields MPVDKIFTSDEANSAPFSFNASVAAVFDDMLYRSVPLYSETLGLQMTLAKRFYRPGTRMYDLGCSHGNFGIGFLEAAGDMDFSMIALDNSEPMLEIYKKRLSVRKGRERIRLCCEDICESRLENASVVVMNLTLQFLPLPMRKGLVCRIYDALVPGGILLLTEKVVHENTFLTDMQQELYYEFKAANGYSSLEISRKREALENVLVPETMEAHQKRLAMAGFRKVEIYLKWFHFTSFLAVKEDKVCGV; encoded by the coding sequence ATGCCGGTGGACAAAATTTTTACATCAGATGAGGCGAATTCAGCCCCATTTTCGTTTAATGCCAGTGTGGCAGCTGTATTTGATGACATGCTGTACAGGTCTGTTCCTTTGTACAGTGAAACCCTCGGATTACAGATGACCCTGGCAAAGAGATTTTACAGGCCAGGAACACGGATGTACGATCTGGGATGTTCCCACGGAAATTTCGGGATCGGATTTCTTGAGGCGGCAGGGGATATGGATTTTTCGATGATTGCGTTGGATAATTCCGAACCCATGCTGGAAATTTATAAAAAGAGACTTTCGGTGCGGAAGGGCCGGGAGCGCATCCGGCTTTGCTGTGAAGATATCTGTGAAAGCCGATTGGAGAATGCTTCCGTGGTGGTCATGAATCTTACCCTGCAATTTCTTCCGCTTCCGATGAGAAAAGGACTTGTCTGCCGGATTTATGATGCCCTTGTGCCGGGTGGTATACTGCTTTTGACCGAGAAGGTGGTACATGAAAATACTTTTCTTACGGATATGCAGCAGGAACTTTACTATGAATTCAAAGCAGCCAATGGGTATTCTTCTCTGGAAATCAGCCGCAAGCGGGAAGCTCTGGAAAATGTGCTGGTACCGGAAACCATGGAAGCCCACCAGAAACGCCTTGCAATGGCAGGCTTCCGTAAGGTGGAAATATATTTGAAATGGTTTCATTTTACCAGTTTTCTGGCCGTAAAGGAGGACAAAGTATGCGGCGTCTGA